ATGGATGATGAAGACGGAACCCTTGCCGGGGCTGGATTCCACGTCGATCCTGCCGCCATGGTTTTCAACTATCAGAAAATAGGAAACCGAGAGGCCAAGGCCCGTGCCTTCCCCCACCCGCTTGGTGGTGAAAAACGGTTCGAAAACCCTCTTGCGCAACTCTTCGGACATGCCCGGCCCATTGTCCTCGATCTCGATCCGAACCTCCGTGCCGGCGCTCATGACGCGCAGAATGAAACAGGGAGGACGGTCCTGGGAACCCATGGCCTGGGCCCCGTTGCGGATCAGGTTGAAAAAGACCTGCTGGATCTTGCTTTCCTCGCAATGCACCAGCGGCAGATTTTCCTCATACTCGCGCTCGATCCTGATCTTTCGAAAGTCATACTGCTTTTTGAGATCATAGTCATTGGCCGCAAGTTCGAGCGTGCGGTCCAGAAGGGCCGGGATGTCGACCTCGGCCATGCGCAAATTGTTCTTGCGACTGAAAGAAAGCATGTTCTCCACGATCCGCGCGGCCCGCAAGCCCGAATCCATGATCGAATCCATCATGCGCAGGCAGCCGCGACGTTCAAAATAGGCACTGATCAGTTCCATGTCCGTTCCCAACTCTTCCGCCAGTTTTCTGTTCGCGGGCAACTCGGGGGAAATTCTGTTTCGGATGACCTGCCCGTTTTGCAGAATTCCGGCCAGGGGGTTGTTGATCTCGTGGGCCATGCCTGCGGCCAGGCCGCCGACGGAGATCATCTTCTCCGACTGGATGAGCATCTCTTCGAGACGCACGCGCTCCGTGGCGTCGTCTATGCGTATGACCGCGCCCTGCGCGTTGTTGGTCGTCAAGGGATAGACCGTGACGTCCACATACTCGGTCACCACGTCTTCATTCATTCTTGGCACCTTAGGGATCTTGACCGGAAGGTTGGTGTTCACCGCCGCCCTGATCTGATCCATGCTGACCGGAGCCCCGGGAAATACGTCCGCGACCTGACGCCCCATGGCATCTTCCACCGAAACGCCGGTTTTAAGCACCGCCTGCTGGTTCCACTGGGTGATACGGCCATCCACATCGACAGAGACCAGAATCGAGGGCATCGAATCAAGAATGTTGCGGATGTACCCTTCCGCCTCCTTGAGCTTCTTCTCGGCATTTTCCCTTTGCTTGATATCCCGGAGCAGGTTTTCGCGCATGTCGTTGAAGGCGCGAACCACGATGTCGATCTCGTCGGGCCATTTCGAGGACTTGTCCAGCAGAAGCGGCTCCTGCAGCCTGTCGATGGTCAGCCCGGAAGTGTAGAGAGCCATTCGACGCAAATGACGCGTGACCAGCATGTAAAAGATAAAGACGACAAGGATGGCCACCAGGAAGATCTGCACGCCCTGGGTGATGCCGATGACCAGGCTCTTGTCCAGAAGCCTGCGCCACAGGGCGCTCTTGTCGGCGGCCACGACGAGGGTGCCGATCATGTCGATGCGGTCCAACACCCTGTACTGGAGAGGATACTTCCGAACGATCAGGTTCTTTTCCTCGGCCTGCACGCCGCGAAAATGCCGTATCCCCTCTGGAGTGATGACCTCGGCGTACATCATGTCGCGCATCTCCAGAACCCCTTCGAGCTGAACCAGAATCTGCACCTCGTCCAGATGCCACAGGGCGCTGGTCAGGCTGGACAGGCGCGATGTGCGGATCTGCTCAAGCTGCGAAAGCATGGCTTCCCTGTCGTTGCGATAATCAAAAGTGAGCTGCACCACCGTTCCGAGCACCGTGAACACGGTACTCCCGAGAAGTATCCAGAGCAGCAGCTTGCGACCCAGTCGACCGCTGACGTCGGTTGGAAGAATTCTTGAGGAGGTCGCCATCTGCCCACCGTTAAAAATTTGACTCCACACATGCCCGAGCGGAAAAAACCGACTCTGACCTTTCTTTTTTAAACATATCGGCAAGACTTTGAAAAGCAAAACTCTTCTCCGCCAGGAAGGACCG
This Desulfomicrobium apsheronum DNA region includes the following protein-coding sequences:
- a CDS encoding ATP-binding protein, translating into MATSSRILPTDVSGRLGRKLLLWILLGSTVFTVLGTVVQLTFDYRNDREAMLSQLEQIRTSRLSSLTSALWHLDEVQILVQLEGVLEMRDMMYAEVITPEGIRHFRGVQAEEKNLIVRKYPLQYRVLDRIDMIGTLVVAADKSALWRRLLDKSLVIGITQGVQIFLVAILVVFIFYMLVTRHLRRMALYTSGLTIDRLQEPLLLDKSSKWPDEIDIVVRAFNDMRENLLRDIKQRENAEKKLKEAEGYIRNILDSMPSILVSVDVDGRITQWNQQAVLKTGVSVEDAMGRQVADVFPGAPVSMDQIRAAVNTNLPVKIPKVPRMNEDVVTEYVDVTVYPLTTNNAQGAVIRIDDATERVRLEEMLIQSEKMISVGGLAAGMAHEINNPLAGILQNGQVIRNRISPELPANRKLAEELGTDMELISAYFERRGCLRMMDSIMDSGLRAARIVENMLSFSRKNNLRMAEVDIPALLDRTLELAANDYDLKKQYDFRKIRIEREYEENLPLVHCEESKIQQVFFNLIRNGAQAMGSQDRPPCFILRVMSAGTEVRIEIEDNGPGMSEELRKRVFEPFFTTKRVGEGTGLGLSVSYFLIVENHGGRIDVESSPGKGSVFIIHLPLTPVDKTTGGAL